One window from the genome of Aeromonas sp. FDAARGOS 1405 encodes:
- a CDS encoding glutathione S-transferase, translating to MGSLVLAVGTGSTWAMRAALVLAMSGLTWQEQVFDLEDAKSLARLKRLAPAGLVPWLEHDGVRVHDSLAIAEYVHELCPDRQLYPVLLAERALARSLCAELHAGFRQIRSLLPFFLGAPTRIDPPVEAVGELARLQEIWSQARGPFYFGEAGIVDAFYAVMAYRLASYGILLPGQAGAYQQVLLSWPLWQETLLKARLQWPVAARQSQ from the coding sequence ATGGGATCCTTGGTATTGGCGGTGGGCACCGGCTCCACCTGGGCGATGCGGGCGGCACTGGTGCTCGCCATGAGCGGGCTGACGTGGCAGGAGCAGGTGTTCGATCTGGAGGATGCCAAGTCGCTGGCGCGGCTCAAGCGGCTGGCACCGGCCGGTCTGGTGCCCTGGCTCGAACACGATGGCGTGCGGGTTCACGACTCGCTGGCCATCGCCGAATATGTTCACGAGCTCTGTCCCGACCGCCAGCTCTATCCGGTTTTGCTGGCCGAGCGGGCACTGGCTCGCAGCCTCTGCGCCGAGTTGCACGCGGGATTTCGGCAGATCCGTTCTCTGCTCCCCTTCTTTCTTGGGGCGCCAACCCGTATCGATCCCCCGGTGGAGGCGGTCGGTGAGCTGGCCCGTTTGCAGGAGATCTGGTCGCAGGCGCGGGGCCCCTTCTACTTTGGCGAGGCGGGCATTGTCGATGCCTTCTATGCCGTGATGGCCTATCGACTGGCCAGCTACGGCATCCTGTTGCCCGGTCAGGCGGGGGCGTATCAGCAGGTGCTGCTCTCTTGGCCTCTGTGGCAGGAGACCCTGCTCAAGGCGCGGTTGCAGTGGCCGGTGGCGGCGCGCCAGTCACAGTGA
- a CDS encoding alpha-amylase: MRRAHHLSPLWLALLAAPLFIQQAMAAPEVRLYVDGQPVATPIALDKGTVELIHPLAKGSHQIRISDAGNSCGTSFGPSESKPLSFGTAQPMDKCSKDHSFTLRVMLAGEYQFTFNPDIPSLKVLRATKKSEFKRQPPEEPCISWDGGPVTVSLKGVWPDGTRLRDAYSKQEAVVKQGKLTLTPSKESGGLLLLEPVKAAKPAPFSWDHASVYFLLTDRFHNGDPANDNSFGRQKDGQDEVATWHGGDFKGLTEKLDYIKSLGMNAIWITPMVEQVHGFIGGGEQGNFPFYAYHGYWALDFTKIDPNYGDEESLKTLVDEAHKRGMRIILDVVMNHAGYATLADLQDLGLTELTQNSGKLPTVWNQWRPSGGLNWHGYNQFIDYQSPAWNKWWSGDWVRAGLPGYPQPGTDDVTGSVAGLPDFLTESAKPVGLPPLLAAKKDTLAKAQPDATVSDYLIAWHTDWVRRFGIDGFRADTVKHLEPEVWAKLKQAGTAALKEWKTANPSKALDDLPFYMVGEVWDHGVAKDFWYQNGFDSLINFDYQREFALSQAQCMASAEPTYASYASRINQDPEFNVLSYISSHDTKLFFGDYQDVPLQRRVANSFMLLPGGIQLYYGDESGRGLAKDGGVFDQALRSDMNWQELASGDKAELVKHWQQLGQFRAAHPAIAAGNHQKLSDAPYAFVREKGDDKVVVVFAGRQK, from the coding sequence ATGCGTCGTGCTCATCACTTATCCCCTCTCTGGCTCGCCCTGCTGGCCGCCCCTCTGTTCATCCAACAGGCGATGGCTGCCCCCGAGGTTCGCCTCTATGTAGATGGTCAGCCGGTGGCGACTCCGATCGCGCTGGACAAGGGTACGGTGGAGCTGATCCATCCCCTTGCCAAGGGGAGCCACCAGATCCGCATCAGCGACGCAGGCAACAGTTGCGGCACCAGCTTTGGCCCGAGTGAGAGCAAGCCACTCTCCTTCGGCACCGCCCAGCCCATGGACAAATGCAGCAAGGATCACAGCTTTACCCTGCGGGTGATGCTGGCCGGGGAGTATCAGTTCACCTTCAACCCGGATATCCCCAGCCTCAAGGTGTTGCGGGCGACCAAGAAGAGCGAGTTCAAGCGCCAGCCACCAGAAGAGCCCTGCATCAGCTGGGATGGCGGCCCGGTCACTGTGTCGCTCAAAGGGGTCTGGCCCGACGGCACCCGACTGAGGGATGCCTACTCAAAACAGGAGGCGGTAGTCAAACAGGGCAAACTGACCCTGACCCCGAGCAAAGAGAGCGGCGGCCTGCTGCTGCTCGAGCCGGTCAAGGCAGCAAAGCCAGCACCGTTCAGCTGGGATCACGCGAGCGTCTATTTTCTGCTGACCGACCGCTTCCACAACGGCGACCCCGCCAACGACAACAGCTTCGGCCGCCAGAAGGATGGACAGGATGAGGTAGCCACCTGGCATGGCGGTGACTTCAAGGGGCTGACCGAGAAGCTCGACTACATCAAGAGCCTCGGCATGAACGCCATCTGGATCACCCCCATGGTGGAGCAGGTTCACGGCTTCATTGGTGGCGGCGAGCAGGGCAATTTCCCCTTCTACGCCTACCACGGCTACTGGGCGCTCGACTTCACCAAGATTGACCCCAACTACGGCGATGAAGAGAGTCTGAAAACCCTGGTGGATGAGGCCCACAAGCGCGGCATGCGGATCATCCTCGACGTGGTGATGAACCACGCCGGTTATGCCACCCTCGCCGATCTGCAAGATCTCGGGCTCACCGAACTGACCCAGAACAGCGGCAAACTGCCGACCGTCTGGAACCAGTGGCGACCGAGCGGCGGCCTTAACTGGCATGGCTACAACCAGTTCATCGACTATCAATCACCCGCGTGGAACAAGTGGTGGAGTGGTGACTGGGTGCGCGCCGGTCTGCCCGGCTACCCGCAGCCCGGCACCGACGATGTCACCGGCTCGGTGGCGGGGCTGCCGGACTTTCTGACCGAATCGGCCAAACCGGTAGGGCTGCCGCCGTTGCTGGCGGCGAAAAAAGATACCCTCGCCAAGGCGCAGCCCGACGCTACCGTGAGTGACTATCTCATCGCCTGGCACACCGACTGGGTGCGCCGCTTTGGTATCGACGGCTTCCGCGCCGACACCGTCAAGCATCTGGAGCCCGAAGTGTGGGCCAAGCTCAAGCAGGCGGGCACCGCTGCGCTCAAGGAGTGGAAGACTGCGAACCCGAGCAAGGCCCTCGACGATCTGCCCTTCTACATGGTGGGCGAGGTGTGGGATCACGGGGTGGCCAAGGATTTCTGGTATCAGAACGGTTTCGATTCCCTGATCAACTTCGACTATCAGCGCGAGTTCGCACTGTCACAGGCCCAGTGCATGGCCAGCGCCGAGCCCACCTATGCCAGCTACGCCAGCCGCATCAATCAGGATCCCGAGTTCAACGTGTTGAGCTACATCAGCTCCCACGACACCAAGCTGTTCTTTGGCGACTATCAGGATGTGCCGCTACAGCGCCGGGTCGCCAACAGCTTTATGCTGCTGCCGGGCGGTATCCAGCTCTACTACGGCGACGAGTCCGGCCGCGGGCTGGCCAAGGATGGCGGGGTGTTCGATCAGGCGCTGCGCTCGGACATGAACTGGCAGGAGCTGGCCAGCGGAGACAAGGCTGAGCTGGTCAAGCACTGGCAGCAACTGGGCCAGTTCCGCGCCGCCCATCCGGCCATTGCGGCAGGCAACCACCAGAAACTCTCGGATGCCCCCTACGCCTTTGTGCGGGAGAAGGGGGATGACAAGGTGGTGGTGGTCTTTGCCGGCCGGCAGAAGTAA
- a CDS encoding GtrA family protein, whose product MISREEFWRLVRFGFVGGGATLVDLGTSIALFHTWPTISEHLVTTLAFAIAFWFSFFGHRYITFQKQGAASKFLLVALFSLAVRNLILSGLLFAGLSGLLPVVIATLTVTVLTYILSRVWVFA is encoded by the coding sequence ATGATCTCCCGCGAGGAATTCTGGCGGCTGGTACGTTTCGGTTTTGTCGGCGGGGGGGCTACCCTCGTCGACCTTGGCACCTCCATCGCACTGTTTCATACTTGGCCCACCATCTCGGAGCACCTGGTTACCACGCTGGCTTTTGCCATCGCGTTCTGGTTCTCCTTCTTTGGTCACCGCTACATCACCTTCCAGAAGCAGGGAGCCGCCAGCAAGTTTCTGCTGGTTGCCCTCTTCTCGCTGGCGGTGCGTAACCTGATCCTGAGCGGCCTGCTGTTTGCGGGACTCTCCGGTCTACTGCCGGTGGTCATCGCCACCCTGACCGTTACTGTACTCACCTACATCCTCTCTCGCGTCTGGGTTTTTGCCTGA
- a CDS encoding glycosyltransferase family 2 protein has product MSHPDFRLSLVVPVYNEEESIDAFINAIDNELAPLKDQLEIVFVNDGSRDRTREVVEQAIARDPRVTLVNLARNFGKEAALTAGLHQAKGDAIVPMDVDLQDPPALILEFVKLWQTGDYDTVYGIRVDRSADTPMKRLTAGGFYRFFNALSTSTKLPENAGDFRLIDRRVVEAIKLLPERNRFMKGLFAWAGFRAVGVPYERPARHAGETKFNYWKLWNFALDGLLSFSSWPLRVWSYVGVSVSLVAFLYILKIITQVIFFGIDVPGYASLMSVVLFLGGIQLLSLGIIGEYIGRMFVEVKQRPVYLIEGVYGQYAKQDAGKPQSADSNLQEQQEQAPQ; this is encoded by the coding sequence ATGTCGCATCCAGATTTTCGACTCTCTCTGGTCGTTCCCGTTTACAACGAGGAAGAGAGCATCGATGCCTTCATCAACGCGATAGACAACGAACTGGCCCCGCTGAAAGACCAGCTTGAAATTGTATTCGTCAACGATGGCAGCCGTGACCGCACCCGTGAAGTGGTCGAGCAGGCCATCGCCCGTGACCCGCGCGTGACCCTGGTCAACCTGGCACGCAACTTCGGTAAAGAAGCGGCCCTGACCGCCGGTCTGCATCAGGCCAAAGGGGATGCCATCGTGCCGATGGATGTGGATCTGCAAGACCCGCCCGCCCTGATCCTGGAGTTCGTCAAACTGTGGCAGACCGGTGACTATGACACCGTCTACGGCATCCGAGTCGATCGCAGCGCCGATACCCCGATGAAGCGCCTGACTGCCGGTGGCTTCTACCGCTTCTTCAACGCCCTCTCCACCAGCACCAAGCTGCCGGAGAACGCCGGTGACTTCCGCCTGATCGACCGTCGAGTGGTCGAGGCGATCAAGCTGCTGCCGGAGCGCAACCGCTTTATGAAGGGTCTGTTTGCCTGGGCCGGTTTCCGTGCCGTTGGCGTCCCCTACGAGCGCCCGGCCCGTCACGCCGGTGAAACCAAGTTCAACTATTGGAAACTGTGGAACTTCGCCCTCGACGGTCTGCTCAGCTTCTCCAGCTGGCCGCTGCGGGTCTGGAGCTATGTGGGTGTCAGCGTCTCGCTGGTTGCCTTCCTCTATATCCTGAAAATCATCACCCAGGTGATCTTCTTCGGCATCGACGTACCCGGCTATGCCTCACTGATGTCCGTGGTGCTGTTCCTCGGCGGTATCCAACTACTGTCGCTCGGCATCATCGGCGAATACATCGGCCGCATGTTTGTGGAAGTGAAACAGCGCCCGGTCTACCTCATTGAAGGGGTCTATGGCCAGTATGCCAAGCAGGATGCTGGCAAACCGCAGAGCGCTGACAGCAACCTGCAAGAGCAACAGGAGCAAGCACCGCAATGA
- a CDS encoding ABC transporter substrate-binding protein: protein MKWLSCCLLLGLWAPMALAKALCPEPIQVGYDNWPPYHYYEADSPQEVRGYAAEVLTAVLTSMHCKVHYVELPWKRVLHEMEYGEIDMAMEANINDERARYAWFSDSYNPGRTLLWIRKGSHYPEQDLTSWLASGYSLGVTKEYFYGEEVMSLLARYAKQVSAVSDQQNYEKLARGRIDGFLGDMLATPSALNKEGMSGLFTSHPMVVSESPSFFMLGKRSFSPQFLQQFNQALARFKETDAYDIIWQRYAPER, encoded by the coding sequence ATGAAGTGGCTCTCTTGCTGTCTGTTGCTTGGATTATGGGCGCCAATGGCATTGGCCAAGGCCCTGTGTCCCGAGCCCATTCAGGTCGGTTACGATAACTGGCCCCCCTACCATTATTACGAAGCCGACTCACCGCAAGAGGTGCGCGGTTATGCCGCCGAGGTGCTGACGGCTGTGCTCACTTCCATGCACTGCAAGGTCCACTATGTGGAGCTGCCCTGGAAGCGGGTACTGCACGAAATGGAATATGGCGAGATAGACATGGCGATGGAGGCGAATATCAATGATGAGCGCGCCCGTTATGCCTGGTTTTCCGACTCCTACAACCCGGGGCGCACCTTGCTGTGGATCCGCAAGGGCAGCCACTATCCCGAACAGGATCTGACGAGCTGGCTGGCCAGTGGTTACTCCCTCGGCGTCACCAAAGAGTACTTCTATGGTGAGGAAGTGATGTCGCTGCTCGCTCGCTATGCCAAACAGGTGAGTGCGGTGAGCGATCAGCAGAATTATGAGAAGCTGGCCCGCGGGCGGATCGACGGTTTCCTCGGTGACATGCTGGCTACCCCCAGCGCCCTTAACAAGGAGGGGATGAGCGGTCTGTTCACCAGCCACCCCATGGTGGTATCTGAATCGCCAAGCTTCTTTATGTTGGGCAAGCGCAGCTTTTCGCCGCAGTTCTTGCAACAATTCAATCAGGCGTTGGCGCGGTTCAAGGAGACAGATGCGTATGACATTATCTGGCAGCGTTATGCCCCCGAGCGCTAG
- a CDS encoding murein L,D-transpeptidase, which translates to MGMKYWLALANLVWLGCLPAGAVHATEAQVVVAASETGHDWYQGSQAEQARVELEQQLQEAVLAQLHPDFFTLWKRLQATHTDKRGAIYDDIFTKLSRFQHAWRGMDLVSREQMKTLKLDLNRPVVTQPSDDDLLTQVKSLRPQVAEYEAVRAKVHKLLAMPMASKWPTLDMPTLRAGERSTELGQIRAMLNELGDSAPSHGDQIYDGDTEQAIKQFQRRHGLTADGIIGRQTRSWLNTGPQVRASLLLRNLWRRDLVDQLAGGRYVLVNIPDYRLSVVESGNEVFTSRVIVGKEQRATPILASEIRSIVLNPSWHVPRSILSKDILPKLGRDPAYLSREQFEVIDSEGNPVQFTEEGWHQALAAGFPYRLRQKPGDHNALGRYKFYLPNNDAIYLHSTPRKALFEQGARAFSSGCIRVEHADDLAELLLADSRYQPDKVANILKESQTKWLPLTTPIPVFTVYWSSWIDENGRQQLRNDIYGFDRVSFQSRLL; encoded by the coding sequence ATGGGGATGAAGTATTGGCTGGCCCTTGCCAATCTGGTGTGGCTGGGATGTTTGCCCGCTGGCGCGGTACATGCGACCGAAGCACAAGTTGTGGTGGCGGCCAGTGAAACCGGACACGACTGGTATCAGGGCAGTCAGGCCGAACAGGCCCGTGTCGAGCTGGAGCAGCAGTTGCAAGAGGCTGTGCTTGCCCAGCTGCACCCCGATTTTTTCACGCTGTGGAAGCGCCTGCAGGCCACCCATACAGACAAGCGTGGTGCCATCTATGACGACATTTTTACCAAGCTGAGCCGTTTCCAGCACGCCTGGCGGGGGATGGATCTGGTCTCTCGCGAGCAGATGAAGACCCTTAAGCTCGATTTGAACCGCCCTGTGGTGACCCAACCCAGCGATGATGACCTGCTCACCCAAGTGAAATCTCTGCGCCCCCAGGTGGCGGAATACGAGGCGGTGCGGGCCAAAGTGCACAAACTGCTGGCAATGCCGATGGCCAGCAAGTGGCCGACCCTCGATATGCCAACCCTGCGTGCCGGAGAGCGCTCCACCGAGCTTGGCCAGATCCGCGCCATGCTCAACGAGCTGGGCGACAGCGCCCCGAGCCATGGTGATCAGATTTACGATGGTGATACCGAGCAGGCCATCAAGCAGTTCCAGCGTCGTCACGGTCTCACCGCGGACGGCATTATCGGCCGTCAGACCCGCTCCTGGCTCAATACCGGCCCGCAAGTGCGCGCCAGCCTGCTGCTGCGTAACCTGTGGCGTCGCGATCTGGTGGATCAACTCGCCGGTGGCCGCTACGTGCTGGTCAATATTCCTGACTACCGCCTGAGCGTGGTGGAGTCCGGCAACGAGGTGTTTACCAGCAGGGTCATCGTCGGCAAGGAGCAGCGGGCCACCCCCATTCTGGCCAGCGAAATTCGCTCCATCGTGCTCAACCCCTCCTGGCATGTGCCGCGCTCGATCCTGAGCAAGGACATCCTGCCCAAGCTGGGTCGCGATCCCGCGTACCTGAGTCGCGAGCAGTTCGAGGTGATCGACAGCGAGGGCAATCCGGTCCAGTTCACCGAAGAGGGGTGGCATCAGGCGCTGGCCGCCGGTTTCCCCTATCGCCTGCGGCAAAAGCCGGGGGATCACAATGCCCTGGGGCGCTACAAGTTCTACCTGCCCAACAATGACGCCATCTATCTGCACTCCACCCCGCGCAAGGCGCTGTTCGAACAGGGGGCGCGCGCCTTCAGTTCGGGTTGCATCCGGGTGGAGCATGCTGACGATCTGGCCGAGCTGTTGTTGGCGGACTCCCGCTATCAGCCGGACAAGGTGGCCAATATCCTCAAGGAGAGCCAGACCAAATGGTTGCCGCTTACCACGCCGATCCCGGTCTTTACCGTCTACTGGAGCAGCTGGATCGACGAAAATGGTCGCCAGCAACTGCGCAACGACATCTACGGATTTGATCGGGTCAGCTTCCAGAGCCGCCTGCTGTGA